A genomic stretch from Ureibacillus composti includes:
- a CDS encoding small acid-soluble spore protein Tlp: protein MAKQNPSKPNVTKDYVPKEDMIKNIKDNMRVAEVSKEFAGPEELEHLEEKNQRRIHEIERLQNKPLS from the coding sequence ATGGCAAAACAAAATCCATCAAAACCCAATGTGACAAAAGATTATGTACCTAAAGAAGATATGATTAAAAATATTAAAGATAATATGCGTGTAGCTGAGGTAAGTAAGGAATTTGCAGGGCCAGAAGAACTTGAACATCTTGAAGAAAAAAATCAACGTCGTATTCACGAAATTGAACGCCTTCAAAATAAACCTTTAAGTTAG
- a CDS encoding aldehyde dehydrogenase family protein, whose amino-acid sequence MTTEPITIHSIINGEKIETENKLPRENPTHPDQIVGYAPINSKEETIRAIDAAYEAFESWAWSDVDDRIVRMKKAIQKIKDSTEDIAELLSREHGKALYDAQGEIAVSLMWMEFACDHVKDVVAPEEKEHDNGRTIITHDPIGVVSAITPWNYPISLSTIKIAPALLTGNTIVLKPSPFAPLAVSRVCEIISDEFPPGVLNLVHGEADVGVELTSNEKVAKIAFTGGTKTAKSIMKAASETIKKMTLELGGNDAAIVLEDFDVNDERALRRMVISNFLTAGQICMIAKRVYVHRSIYDAFVEKYIEAANKWIRVGDPFHPEVTVGPVNNQNQVKYVQSLVSEAEKKGAKIVKLGTILNPELMDNGYFLQPTLVLGADYHDPIVVEEQFGPTVPILPFDDEEQVIKLHNESIYGLTSSVWGEVEHAIRVARRIEAGTTMINTAAIQGLDVRFPFGGVKQSGVGREYGEEGLKSYTETHVINIPKNLELPYIPE is encoded by the coding sequence ATGACTACAGAACCAATTACAATACATTCGATTATAAATGGTGAAAAGATTGAAACAGAAAATAAGTTACCTCGTGAAAACCCTACACATCCTGATCAAATCGTTGGATATGCTCCTATTAATAGTAAAGAAGAAACGATCCGTGCCATTGATGCTGCATATGAGGCGTTTGAAAGTTGGGCATGGAGTGATGTAGACGATCGCATTGTTAGAATGAAAAAGGCTATTCAAAAAATTAAAGACTCCACAGAAGATATTGCTGAATTATTATCTCGTGAACATGGGAAGGCGCTATATGATGCTCAAGGAGAAATAGCTGTTTCTTTAATGTGGATGGAATTTGCTTGTGATCATGTAAAGGATGTTGTGGCTCCTGAAGAAAAAGAACATGATAATGGTCGAACAATTATTACCCACGATCCAATTGGTGTGGTTTCTGCCATTACGCCTTGGAACTATCCCATTTCATTATCTACTATTAAGATAGCACCAGCATTATTAACAGGAAATACGATCGTGTTAAAACCAAGTCCATTTGCTCCTCTTGCTGTAAGTCGTGTATGTGAAATCATTTCGGATGAATTCCCTCCTGGTGTATTAAACCTTGTTCATGGGGAAGCCGATGTTGGGGTAGAGCTAACTTCTAATGAGAAGGTAGCGAAAATCGCCTTTACTGGTGGTACAAAAACAGCGAAGAGCATTATGAAAGCAGCTTCAGAAACTATTAAAAAAATGACCCTTGAGCTCGGTGGAAATGATGCCGCTATCGTACTGGAGGATTTCGATGTCAATGATGAGCGTGCACTACGCCGAATGGTGATTTCGAACTTCTTAACAGCGGGTCAGATTTGTATGATTGCAAAACGTGTCTATGTACATCGTTCTATTTATGATGCCTTCGTCGAGAAATATATTGAAGCAGCAAATAAATGGATTCGTGTAGGTGACCCATTCCATCCTGAAGTAACAGTAGGACCAGTCAACAATCAAAACCAAGTAAAATATGTCCAAAGCTTAGTCAGTGAAGCTGAGAAGAAGGGGGCAAAAATCGTTAAACTTGGAACAATTCTAAATCCTGAACTTATGGATAATGGCTACTTCCTTCAACCAACCCTTGTTTTAGGTGCTGATTATCATGACCCAATCGTCGTTGAGGAACAATTTGGACCAACTGTACCGATTCTGCCGTTTGATGATGAAGAGCAAGTTATTAAATTGCATAATGAAAGTATTTACGGTTTAACAAGTTCGGTATGGGGCGAAGTTGAGCATGCCATTCGTGTCGCTCGTCGTATAGAAGCAGGTACAACAATGATCAATACGGCAGCGATTCAAGGATTGGATGTACGTTTTCCATTTGGCGGCGTGAAACAATCAGGGGTAGGGCGTGAATATGGTGAAGAAGGATTAAAATCTTATACAGAAACTCATGTCATCAACATACCGAAAAACTTAGAATTACCCTATATTCCGGAGTAA
- a CDS encoding CapA family protein, with protein MSDSYKPPLVYEVTNKTKIELSIFFAGDTLLGDAAEKLIKQKGYLFPFRYLNAIYQKADVRTINLEAPICDKAEKLKAEKDYKYKMSSEVLSAFTRKKINIFHLANNHTLDYGKDGLLETIELLEDREKVFLGAGRNLNEATRGVIVKKGEIKVGLLNYMSYRKSYQEKYNYFASNQNCGVAAFSEKRVKEDINRLKELGANHIVVSIHWGINYKPVTKKQKKQAKIIADAGASVIIGHGSHQFQKISQIGSVPVFYSLGNFIFTTPGRSPLTYGFPVTLHFNENSLDHIEIWPITTNNRIIKFQPRHLSGSKASDAFRDLFEQSDIENLKIEVTNEKALIYFK; from the coding sequence ATGTCAGATTCTTACAAACCACCTCTAGTATACGAAGTTACAAATAAAACAAAAATTGAACTAAGTATCTTTTTCGCAGGAGATACACTGTTAGGAGACGCAGCAGAGAAATTAATAAAACAAAAAGGTTATCTATTTCCTTTTCGTTACCTCAATGCGATTTATCAAAAGGCTGATGTTCGGACAATAAATCTAGAAGCGCCTATTTGTGATAAGGCTGAAAAATTAAAAGCGGAGAAAGATTATAAATATAAAATGTCTAGCGAAGTGTTGAGTGCTTTTACACGCAAAAAGATCAATATATTCCATCTAGCAAATAACCACACACTAGATTATGGGAAGGATGGTTTATTAGAAACAATAGAGCTATTAGAAGATCGCGAAAAGGTATTTTTAGGAGCAGGAAGAAATCTTAATGAAGCCACAAGGGGAGTCATTGTTAAAAAAGGTGAAATTAAGGTTGGTTTATTAAATTACATGAGTTACCGAAAGAGTTATCAAGAGAAATACAATTACTTTGCATCGAATCAAAACTGTGGAGTGGCTGCCTTTTCAGAAAAGCGAGTCAAGGAAGATATAAATAGATTGAAAGAATTGGGTGCGAATCACATTGTAGTCTCTATCCATTGGGGTATAAATTATAAGCCGGTGACAAAAAAACAAAAAAAGCAGGCTAAAATCATTGCTGATGCAGGGGCGTCGGTTATTATTGGTCATGGATCTCATCAATTTCAAAAAATAAGCCAAATTGGTTCAGTACCTGTATTTTATAGCTTAGGGAACTTCATTTTCACAACCCCTGGTAGATCTCCTTTAACATACGGATTTCCAGTTACTTTACATTTCAACGAGAATAGCTTAGATCACATTGAAATTTGGCCAATCACAACAAATAATAGAATCATTAAATTTCAACCACGGCATTTATCAGGTTCCAAAGCTTCTGATGCTTTCCGTGATCTATTTGAGCAATCTGATATAGAAAATTTAAAGATAGAAGTAACGAATGAAAAAGCCTTGATATATTTTAAGTAA
- a CDS encoding citrate:proton symporter, with protein sequence MLSILGFCMIATLLLLVFSKRVSVVVAFVLVAVVFAVISGFSADMGQMMMDGILKVAPTAIMIVFAILYFGLMIDVGLFDPMISKILSFVKGDPLRIVMATAIITILVGLDGDGSSTFMISVSAMLPLYQRLGMNRLILAGVVGLAAGVMNILPWGGPIVRAAASLNVEINDLFLPLIPVMVAGLAWVLFSAYILGKKERERLGVLKFQPSMAFAETAATTVEEYKPVTKIFWFNLILTITIMVMLIMEVLPIQILFAIGFVLALLVNFPNPKEQQKMILNHANSFVTICTLVFVSGIFIGVFTGTGMMEEMAASIVSVIPDWIGSHLAILVALTSIPMGLVFSPDVYYFGILPIISETATSFGISPAEIGRAALLGHSTTGFPLSPLVPATFILVGLVGVEFGDHQKFLFKWAYGTTIVMTIAAVLIGVIPF encoded by the coding sequence ATGTTATCTATTTTGGGCTTTTGTATGATTGCTACTTTACTTCTGTTAGTTTTTAGTAAACGCGTTTCAGTTGTTGTAGCTTTTGTCTTAGTCGCTGTAGTATTTGCTGTAATTAGTGGTTTTAGTGCGGATATGGGTCAAATGATGATGGATGGGATATTAAAAGTAGCACCTACCGCAATTATGATTGTATTTGCGATTTTATACTTTGGATTGATGATTGATGTCGGTTTATTTGATCCAATGATTTCTAAAATACTTAGTTTTGTAAAGGGTGATCCATTACGTATTGTTATGGCAACGGCCATTATTACAATATTAGTAGGGTTGGATGGAGATGGTTCTTCAACATTTATGATCTCGGTTTCAGCAATGCTTCCTCTTTATCAGAGACTAGGTATGAATCGTCTAATCTTAGCTGGTGTAGTTGGATTAGCTGCAGGAGTAATGAATATCCTTCCATGGGGGGGACCTATAGTAAGAGCAGCTGCTAGTCTTAACGTCGAGATTAATGATTTATTTTTACCTCTAATTCCGGTAATGGTTGCAGGACTTGCATGGGTACTATTTTCTGCATACATACTTGGTAAAAAAGAACGTGAACGATTAGGTGTGTTAAAGTTTCAACCTTCAATGGCTTTCGCTGAAACTGCTGCTACTACAGTAGAAGAGTATAAGCCTGTTACTAAAATATTCTGGTTCAACTTGATTTTAACAATAACTATCATGGTAATGTTAATTATGGAAGTATTACCAATACAAATTTTATTTGCTATTGGATTTGTTCTTGCTTTACTTGTAAACTTCCCTAATCCGAAAGAGCAACAAAAAATGATTTTAAACCATGCAAATAGTTTTGTGACGATTTGTACTTTGGTATTTGTTTCAGGGATTTTTATAGGGGTATTTACTGGAACTGGAATGATGGAGGAAATGGCAGCGTCAATCGTATCAGTTATTCCAGACTGGATTGGATCGCATTTAGCTATACTAGTGGCTCTTACAAGTATTCCTATGGGCTTAGTCTTTTCACCTGATGTGTACTATTTTGGAATTCTCCCTATCATTAGTGAAACTGCAACTAGTTTTGGAATTAGCCCTGCAGAAATTGGAAGAGCTGCTCTTTTAGGACATTCAACTACAGGATTCCCACTATCTCCACTAGTTCCTGCTACCTTTATTTTAGTTGGATTAGTTGGCGTTGAATTTGGAGATCATCAAAAATTCCTATTTAAATGGGCATACGGAACAACTATTGTAATGACTATTGCGGCAGTCTTAATAGGAGTAATTCCTTTTTAA